The genomic window CAGCCAGTACGTCATCAACTGCGTCACGAAGTGGATGCCCGGCTGGAAGCGCAAGGGCTGGCGCAAGGCCGACGGCAAGCCGGTGCTCAACCGCGACCTGCTCGAGGAGCTCGACGAGGCGATCGCCGGGCGCCGCTACCGGTTCGAATGGGTGCGCGGCCACGCGGGGCATCCGGCGAACGAGGCGGCCGACGAGCGGGCGCGCGCCGCCGCGACCGCGTACCAGCAGGGCGGTCGCGACATCCCGAGCGGCCCGGGGTGGACGGGGGCCTGCGAACCGGCGGATGCCCCCGCGAGCGCACCGGCCGAGGCATCCGCCCCGGCCGAGGCATCCGCGCCGGCGGAGGCATCCGCGCCTCCGGCATCCGCCTCGCCAGTGGCATCCGCATCGCCCGTGGCATCCGCCGCCGACGATCGCGCCGACGAGGACGCGACCCTGTTCGACTTCGACGACCCGGCCGCCGACTGGCGGTCGATGACGCTGGAACTCACGACCGAGGAGCACTCGCGCCTCGTCGAGCGCGCCCGCGAGGCCGGGCTCACCCCCGAGGAGTTCCTCCGCGGCCTGATCTGACCGACGCTTCCGGGCCCTCAGGCGACGCCGAGCCGGTCGAGCGCGTCCTGCACGATGGTGAGCCCCTCGAGCCCCGGCATCGCGCTGATCGAGTCGTCGACCTTGCGTGCCTGGCGACGGCCGGCGTCGCCGCTCATGAGCTGGGTCATCACGTGCTGCACCTCGGCCTTCGGCTGGATGCTCGACCCGACCGGCGCCCAGAACCGTTGCAGCGCGAAGCGCGTGACCTGCTGCGCCTTCCGGCTCTTCGCGAGCCTCGCCCTGGCCTGCGACGCATAGAACGCAACGTGCCGGGCCTCCTGCTTCGCGATGCGGCCCAGGAGTTCGGCGAGCACCGGATCGTGCTCGAGTTCGGCCATCCGCTGGTAGGCCGTGATGGCGCTCCACTCGTTGGCCGCGCCCCACGACATGTGCACGGCGATGAAGTCCTCGCCGACGAGAGCGCCCGCGATCGACTGCTTGACCGGGTCGAGGCGGTCGCGCCAGCCGAGCTTCAGCCGGTTCGCCTTGAGCGCGTCGTAGTCGACGGTGACGCCGTGCACGCCCAGCACCGCAGCGAGCGCCTCGCCGTGCCAGAACTCCTCGCGGTTCCACATCGTCATGAACGCGCCGACCTCGGCCTCGCGATGCGACGGCGTGGTGAGCAGGTCGCGGGTGTAGCAGACCGTGTGGTACTCGACGTCGGCCATGTAACGGAGCGTGCGCAGCGTCGCGGGCGGCAACGGATGCTCGCGGAAGTGGTCGAGGTCGAGGTCGTCCCAGTCGAGGCGCACGCTCGTGGCGGCGTACCGGTCGATGTCGAACGCCATGCGCACCTCCTCGCGTCGTGCGGTTCGAGCGTCAGTCTAGGTCGGGCGCTCCGCGAGCGGCAGGGCGTCGGCGCGACGTTTGAGGCCGGCGAGCTGGCGCGAGAGCAGCAGGGCGTGCATGCCCGTGCCGATGACCAGCGCGCGGTAGACCCGGCCCG from Agromyces sp. LHK192 includes these protein-coding regions:
- a CDS encoding RNase H family protein, whose protein sequence is MIIAAADGSALGNPGPAGWAWFVDEGCWAAGGWTRATNNQGELKAVLELFRATAHLDDDLLVQCDSQYVINCVTKWMPGWKRKGWRKADGKPVLNRDLLEELDEAIAGRRYRFEWVRGHAGHPANEAADERARAAATAYQQGGRDIPSGPGWTGACEPADAPASAPAEASAPAEASAPAEASAPPASASPVASASPVASAADDRADEDATLFDFDDPAADWRSMTLELTTEEHSRLVERAREAGLTPEEFLRGLI
- a CDS encoding ferritin-like domain-containing protein — translated: MAFDIDRYAATSVRLDWDDLDLDHFREHPLPPATLRTLRYMADVEYHTVCYTRDLLTTPSHREAEVGAFMTMWNREEFWHGEALAAVLGVHGVTVDYDALKANRLKLGWRDRLDPVKQSIAGALVGEDFIAVHMSWGAANEWSAITAYQRMAELEHDPVLAELLGRIAKQEARHVAFYASQARARLAKSRKAQQVTRFALQRFWAPVGSSIQPKAEVQHVMTQLMSGDAGRRQARKVDDSISAMPGLEGLTIVQDALDRLGVA